Proteins encoded in a region of the Carassius carassius chromosome 49, fCarCar2.1, whole genome shotgun sequence genome:
- the LOC132132144 gene encoding transmembrane protein 88-like encodes MMNGKMSVSRNGTLEKPASLQTSTDRGEPDTPHPRLHHTGSISSSTPVNVSSSCVVVPPPYSIAGSAENESSLELRGSLDCWACSVLVTAQNLIITALNAGLAALIFGLILLPSLVMVVFGFLCHSTVQHHGTSVYCSDLLDDGGCVALLVVGFLLLAPLLVLALAAYCRMARHLQLGLCFIPYSRAVYKNLPASRHRGLGGCCGQQGAGESEGKGSVWV; translated from the exons ATGATGAACGGCAAGATGAGTGTTTCCCGTAATGGTACCTTGGAGAAACCCGCGTCCCTGCAGACCTCCACGGACCGAGGGGAGCCCGACACACCTCACCCGCGCCTCCATCACACCGGCTCTATCTCCTCGAGTACTCCGGTAAACGTGTCCAGCTCATGTGTGGTGGTTCCTCCTCCGTACTCGATAGCAGGCAGTGCGGAGAACGAGTCTTCCCTGGAGCTGAGGGGCTCTCTGGACTGTTGGGCCTGCTCTGTTCTGGTCACAGCACAGAATCTGATCATCACCGCGCTCAATGCGGGTCTGGCGGCGCTGATCTTCGGCCTCATCCTCTTGCCTTCGCTCGTCATGGTCGTGTTTGGCTTCCTCTGCCACTCAACG GTTCAGCACCACGGTACTTCAGTCTACTGTTCAGATCTCTTGGATGATGGAGGCTGTGTGGCTTTACTGGTGGTAGGGTTCCTGCTGCTGGCTCCGCTCCTGGTTCTGGCTCTGGCCGCTTACTGCAGGATGGCACGCCACCTCCAGCTGGGCCTGTGCTTCATCCCCTACAGCCGTGCTGTCTACAAGAACCTGCCTGCATCACGCCATCGAGGCCTGGGGGGCTGCTGTGGCCAGCAGGGAGCAGGAGAGAGCGAGGGAAAGGGTAGCGTCTGGGtttga